The genomic window CAGGACTTAATGTGCCCTTCAAACCGCTCTTGCGGCTGATAGCCGTTGAACCCATCAGTGAAACCGATACCTTTCCAGTCGCCGGCAAGGCAGTCCTTTTTCGAGATCGTGTAGCAAGAGGTAAGGAACAGACTAATGCCGATGGCGGCAATGATAGAGAATAAACGCAACATAACGAACCCGCCCAACAGAACAAAACAGGAACATAATTACCAGTTGCGTATCCGTCTGTCACTACGCGCGTTCGTGCGATCTTCCATTTGGGCAGCTTTATTTTGGGTGCGAAGTCACGACCCGAAAAGTGTCCTCGACAACCGTCGGCAAGCTTCGACGCCGGGCTCAATACCCCGGCGCGGGCAACGCGACGTTCGGGTTCCGCTGGAACCACTCGACATCCTCGTTGACGCGGTCGAGATCGTCCTGCACGTCGCGCTGGTCGCGGCGAATATCGTGCATGTCGTCTTCCAGGTCTTCGACCCGCCGGCGCAGTTCGGATCTCTCCTCGTCCTTCGCATCCTTCAGCTTGTCGGAAAGCTCGTCGATGCTTGCCTCCTTTGAGCTGTAGTCGTTCTGCATCGAGGTGAGGCGTTCCTGGAGCCCGTGCTGCTTGGCTCCAAGGTTGAAGCCGCGCAGAAAGCCCTGAGCGGTGTCCGGCGGGCAGACATTGGCGTAGCCGCCACCCGACTGGCCGCGCGCCAGTCCGCTGAGCGGCGTGCAGTAACGCACGAGGCCGGCCTGATAGCCCTGGAACCAGATCGTCTGATCGGGCACGATCTTCACCCGCTCGCAGGATTTCGCGTGCGCGGCGAAGCGCTGCTGCGGCTCGTAGCCGGCAGCGCCGTCGCTCTCGCCGATCAC from Rhizobium sp. Pop5 includes these protein-coding regions:
- a CDS encoding DUF2799 domain-containing protein produces the protein MIRLFLALAAAIGFGLFLASCNTLSKEECVAADWRVIGESDGAAGYEPQQRFAAHAKSCERVKIVPDQTIWFQGYQAGLVRYCTPLSGLARGQSGGGYANVCPPDTAQGFLRGFNLGAKQHGLQERLTSMQNDYSSKEASIDELSDKLKDAKDEERSELRRRVEDLEDDMHDIRRDQRDVQDDLDRVNEDVEWFQRNPNVALPAPGY